The proteins below are encoded in one region of Roseateles sp. XES5:
- a CDS encoding replication initiator protein A yields MSLLPDRHPNLDFFVLDIADAVPKDDMASMEHPLFSLATKPDMRHLEYRSGDNVLKIRPSGLGLPTIFDKDILIFTISQLMARKNRGEPIGDTVRFSARELSVATNRPIGGNHYKRLEDAFARLQGAQFVTNIKSGGKIETRIFSLIDEGGFVRTDDERFRLDYCEVKLSRWLMRAIETDQVVTISHDYFRLRRPLERRLYEIARKHCGSSPKWQISLTNLQNKTGSNAPIKRFRHNLREIIKADVTPFYRFEIDEADLVTVRPRSVQVALSTTITIPEWAEEQARAHARSLGWDYYVMRSNWLAFAHDAAAKGNPPKKGSE; encoded by the coding sequence ATGAGTCTGCTGCCGGATCGCCACCCAAACCTTGATTTCTTTGTCCTCGACATCGCGGATGCGGTGCCGAAAGACGACATGGCGTCGATGGAACACCCGCTGTTCTCGCTGGCGACGAAGCCGGACATGCGGCACCTCGAATATCGCAGCGGCGACAACGTCCTGAAAATCAGGCCATCGGGACTGGGCCTACCCACGATATTCGACAAGGACATTCTGATCTTCACCATCAGCCAGCTGATGGCCCGCAAGAACCGGGGCGAACCCATTGGGGATACCGTGCGCTTCTCGGCGCGGGAGCTGTCCGTTGCGACCAACCGCCCGATCGGCGGCAACCACTACAAGCGCCTTGAAGACGCCTTTGCCCGCCTTCAAGGGGCGCAGTTCGTCACCAACATCAAGTCCGGCGGTAAGATCGAAACCCGCATCTTTTCATTGATCGACGAAGGCGGGTTCGTTCGGACCGACGACGAACGGTTCCGCTTGGACTACTGCGAGGTGAAGCTGTCGCGTTGGCTGATGCGGGCCATCGAGACGGACCAGGTGGTCACGATCTCGCACGACTACTTCCGCCTTCGTCGCCCGCTGGAACGGCGGCTCTATGAGATCGCCCGCAAACACTGCGGCAGCTCCCCAAAGTGGCAGATCAGCTTGACCAACCTTCAGAACAAGACGGGCAGCAATGCCCCGATCAAGCGCTTCCGCCATAACCTGCGCGAAATCATCAAGGCCGACGTAACCCCCTTCTACCGCTTCGAGATCGACGAGGCCGACCTGGTGACAGTGCGCCCTCGATCCGTCCAAGTGGCGCTCTCTACGACCATCACGATCCCGGAATGGGCAGAAGAACAGGCACGCGCCCATGCACGTTCACTCGGCTGGGACTACTACGTCATGCGATCCAACTGGCTGGCTTTTGCTCATGATGCCGCCGCCAAAGGCAACCCGCCGAAGAAGGGGTCTGAGTAG